In Synechococcus sp. CB0101, a genomic segment contains:
- a CDS encoding type II secretion system protein GspD, producing MSRSTKILASPTLILQEGDEPYGGSDAERISSDGKIGRSKTNEAFVRVGTQYVTAYAVKQDINGNNFCEPKFGNAGLTFGARVDKIDDNGFVTFSLSPEISAAVGTQQIDRCGIIYQINDRLLDTGKVRVRDGQTLILTGVISDEDRSVVTKWPILGDLPLVGQFFRRSSGDRRKSELVIMVTPRIVKDDQGGDYGYGYQPSTQDARGFVYSGV from the coding sequence GTGTCCCGATCGACGAAGATTCTTGCTAGTCCTACGCTAATCCTTCAGGAAGGTGATGAGCCCTATGGCGGCAGTGATGCTGAGCGGATTTCGTCTGATGGAAAAATTGGCCGCTCCAAGACGAATGAGGCATTTGTTCGCGTGGGCACGCAGTATGTGACGGCCTATGCGGTGAAGCAAGATATTAATGGCAACAACTTCTGTGAGCCTAAGTTTGGCAATGCGGGTCTCACCTTCGGGGCTCGTGTTGACAAGATTGACGACAATGGGTTTGTGACGTTCTCGTTGTCTCCTGAGATTTCAGCTGCCGTTGGCACTCAGCAGATTGATCGCTGCGGAATTATCTACCAAATTAATGATCGCCTGCTGGATACCGGCAAGGTTCGAGTTCGTGATGGCCAAACGCTCATCCTCACTGGTGTGATTTCCGATGAGGATCGATCGGTTGTCACCAAGTGGCCGATTCTTGGGGATTTGCCGTTAGTTGGTCAGTTCTTCCGCCGGAGTTCGGGTGATCGCCGCAAGAGTGAGCTGGTGATCATGGTGACGCCCAGGATCGTGAAAGATGACCAAGGCGGTGATTACGGATATG